The uncultured Fusobacterium sp. DNA window GCAGTTAAAACTTTTGGTAAGAGAATAGATAAGATGATTATAAAAGCTCCAATAGCTATGAAATGTGCATTCGGAGAAAATCCAAAAAGATTTTACGGAACTAAAGGTAAAATGCCTACAACTAGAATGGGAACAGCTGCTCTTATGAGAGAGGCTCTATATAAAGCAAAAGAATATATGGAAAAATTAGAGGCTGCTGGAGATGATATCTCTAAAAAACCAGCTTATGATGCTAGATGGGAAGCTCTTATTCCTGTATTCAAAAAAGAGATTCCTTTAAAAGCTCATGCTCATAAAGCTAATGATATTTTTACAGCTATTAGAATAGCTAAAGAATTTGATGTTAAAATGACATTAGATCACTCAACAGATGCTAGATGTATAGTTGATGAGCTAGCTGAAGAGAATTTTCCTATGATAGTAGGACCAAGCCTTGGACATAGAACAAAGGTTGAATTAGTAAATAAATCATTTAAAACTGCTGGAGTTTTAAATAAGGCTGGAATAAAAATGTCAATAACTACTGATAGCCCTGTTATACCTCTACACCATCTACCACTTTGTGCTGCTTTAGCTGTTAAAGATGGTTTAGATAAATGGGAAGCATTAAAAGCTATCTCTATCAATCCAGCTGAAATTTTAGGACTTGAAGATAGAATAGGATCTATTACTGTAGGAAAAGATGCAGATATTGTTATTTGGTCAAACGATCCTCTACAAGTAGATGCCAAAGTTGAATATACTATTATAGATGGTAAAGTTGTTTTCTCAGGAGAAGAGGATAACGAATAGAGTTTAAATAGATTACACCTTTTATCTGATGGTAAGAGGTGTAATTTTTGTTTTTATATTCTGTTTAATTTAAAAACGTAATATACTATTTTTTCTTGATAGATAAAAAATTTTTTTTTATTAATATTTCTAAACACCTTTTAATTTAAGTAAATTAGAAAAATCTCTGTTTTTACACACAAAAAAATTATTAGTAATTAAAAAAATATATGCTATAATCTTTCCATAAAATTACAAGTATTATGGAGGAGCCTTATGAGAGCATGGATTAAAAAAGAAAAAAATAAAATAATCTCATCTATCTTATATTGTAATACCATAAGTGTAAACAGTTTAAAAGGGACTAGTGTGAATTAAAGTATCTTAATTTAAGATACTTTTTTTATTTTTTAAAACTTTTTAGTATACTGGAGGAAAAATGAAAAGAGAAAAAAGAAAATTTATTTATGAAGGAAAAGCAAAACAAATATTTTCTACTGATGATGAGAACATGGTTATAATCCATTATAAAGATGACGCTACTGCTGGAAATGGAGCTAAAAAAGGTACTATTGTTAATAAAGGAGTTATAAACAATAAGATAACAGGAAAAATATTTAAAGTTCTTGAAGAAAATGGAATTAAAACTCACCTTGTAGAGATTCTTAATGATAGAGATCAACTTTGTCAAAAGGTGACAATCTTTCCTTTAGAAGTAACTGTAAGAAATATAATAGCAGGATCTATGTCAAAAAGATTGGGAATAGCAGAGGGGACTATTCCTCCTGAAACAATATATGAAATTGGATATAAAAATGATGATCTAGGAGATCCATTAATTAATGATTATCATGCTTATGTTCTTGGAGTAAAGAAAGAAGATTTGAAAACAATATATACTATGACAGAAAAAATAAATCAAATTCTTATAAAAATATTTGATGAAATAGGAATTAAACTTGTAGATTTTAAAATTGAATTTGGAAAAAATAGTGCAGGAGAGATAATTCTAGCTGACGAAATTACTCCTGATACTTGTAGATTATGGGATAAAGAAACTGGAGCTAAACTTGATAAAGACAGATTTAGAAGAAATATGGGAAATATAGAGGAAGCTTATATTGAAGTAGCTAAAAGATTGGGTGTTTTATAGAATGAATTGTATAGAAAAGTGTTTTAAAAAAGATAAAATGGAAGAGGAATGTGGAGTATTTGGAGTTTTTTCTAAAAATAATCTAAATACATCTAATTTTACATATTATGGACTTTATGCTCTTCAACATAGAGGACAAGAAAGTGCTGGAATATCAGTATCACTTGATGGAAATATAACAACATTTAAAGGAATGGGACTTACAGCAGATGTTTTTACACCTGAAACTTTAAAAAAATTAAAAGGAAATATTGCAATTGGACATGTTAGATACTCTACAACAGGAGAGAGCAGAATAGAAAATGCTCAACCTCTTGAAAATAAATTTAAATTAGGTCAGATTGCAGTAGCTCACAATGGAAATTTAACAAACTCTAAGATTATAAGAGAACTTTTAGAAGATGGGGGAGCAACTTTTAATACTACAATAGATTCTGAAGTTATTATAAAGATGATAGCTAGAAAAGCTGAATCTGGAATGATCGATGCAATAAGAAGTACTGTTAGTGCTATAAAAGGTGCTTATGCCTTAGTTATCATCTCTAATGGAAAGTTAATAGGTGTTAGAGATCCCTATGGAATTAGACCTTTAGCCCTTGGAATTAATAAAAATGGTGATTATTTTTTATCTTCTGAATCTTGTGCAATAGATGCTGTTGGGGGAGAGCTTATAAGGGATATTGAAGCTGGAGAGATGGTTATTATAGATGAGAATGGTGTTGAATTAATAAAATATAGTGACAATAAAAAAATTGCTCCATGCTCATTTGAACATATTTATTTTGCAAGACCTGATAGTACAATAGATGGAATCAATGTTTATGAGGCTAGAGTAGAGGCTGGAAGACTTTTAGCAAAACAGATGAAAGTTGAAGCTGATATTGTAATTGGTGTTCCTGATTCTGGAATACCTGCTGCTATCGGTTATGCAGAAGAGAGCGGAATCCCTTATGGAATTGGACTTATAAAAAATAAATATATAGGAAGAACATTTATAAAACCAAGTCAAGAACTTAGAGAACAAGCTGTGGCTGTAAAACTTAATCCTTTAAAAGTGAATTTAGAGGGGAAAAGAGTTGTAATTATAGATGATTCCCTAGTGAGAGGAACAACAAGTAAAATTCTTTTAGAGATTGTTAGAAGAGCAGGAGCAAAGGAAGTACACTTTAGATCAGCCTCTCCAGCAGTAAAATATTCATGCTATTATGGAATTGATACTGCTCACAGAGAGGAGCTTATTGCCTCAAAATTATCTGTTGAAGAGATAAGAAAAACTATAAATGCTGATACTCTTGATTATCTATCTATGGAAAATATGCTAAAATCATTAAAGAATAGAAGTTATTGTGTAGGTTGTTTCAATGGAGCATATCCAATGAGTACACCTATTGAAGATTAATAAGTATAGAAAAAACTGAAAAGAGAGTTAATTTATTTAGCTCTCTTTTTTATAAAATAACAATTGAAAAAATTAATAAAGTAATGTTATAATATCCTTTGGCAATAAATTAAAAAGGAGGTTTTAGATGGAAAAATTTACAGAAATTCTTAATATAGCAAATGATATATACTTAAATCCTGAATTAGGTTACAAAGAGAAGAGAACATCTGATACTGTTAAAAAGTATATATTGAGATATATGCCAGATGCTAATATAATTGGATTTTCTGAAACAGGGTTAAAAGTTAATATTGGAGAGAGAAAAAATATTCATATAGGTTTAATTGCTGAATTAGATGGAGTTTTTGCTCCTAGCCACTTTCATGCTGATAAAACTACTGGAGCTGCTCATAACTGCGGGCATTATTCACAAGTTGCTATATTGTTAAATGTTTTTAGAACTTTAGTAGAAACAGAGATATATAAAACTTTTGATTTCTCATTAGGATTTATCTTTGTTCCAGCAGAGGAGTATCTTGATTTAGAATATAGAAAAAAATTGAGAGAAGATGGAAAGATAACATATTTTGGTGGTAAACCTGAGGCTATGAAATTAGGTATTTTTGATGAGTTTGATCTGTGCATTGCTGTTCATTCAATGGGAGGAGTTTTTGAAAAGAGAAGTATAGAGATAAACTGTGATTTAGCAGGGTTTATGTATAAAAACTTTACTTTTAAAGGAAAAGCCTCTCATGCAGGGTTTGCTCCTCAAGCTGGGATAAATGCTTATAGCATCTCAACTCTTTTCAATGTAGCACTTGGACTTTTAAGACAACAAGTTGATGAAAGATATATGCCAAGAATGAATCCTGTAATTTTAGAATCAAATATGGGAGTCAATGTTATTCCAAATAAAATTATAATAGGTTCAGATATAAGGGCAAATTCAATAGATTATATGTTGGAACTTTCTCAACGTCTTAATATGATAGGAAAAGGATCTGCTCTCTCTTTAGGTGGAGAGGTTGAAATTGAAAGTAGTTTAGGGTATCTTCCCTTTAATCAATCAAGATACCTTTCATCTTTTGTAAAATCTGCCTTTGAAAAATTTGATAGGATAGAGTTTTGTAAAGATAGTACTCCAGTAAGTGCCTCTGGAGATATAGGAGATCTTGCCTTTATGATTCCAACTATTCAAATAGGGTATAGTGGTTTCAAAGGTACTATTCATGGTGATGATTTTATTCACGATGATGTAGAGTATATCTTTTCAATTTTCCCAGAATTTTTGATAGAAGTTTTAAAAGAGATGAATGGAAAAATTGATAAAAATCAATTATATAAAAGAAGTTATAAAGAATATGAAAAAATAATAAAACAATTTGGAGATAGTGATGAAAAATAAAAATTTAATATACCTTATAATATTTTCAGTTATAATAATACTTGTATCTGAAATAATCGGTTTTAGAATCCTAAATTTAGGAAAATTTAAGATAGGATTACTTCCTCTTATTTTTGCTCTAATTTTAACTATGATATTTGCAATACAGATATTTAGAAAAGGAATTTTTAGCAAAATCTACACAGAGGAGAATGTCAATTTTGCAGGGAAATATCTTATTATAATTATGTTACCTCTTATGGCAAAATATGGAGCTGATGTTGCTCCAAGATTAAAAGAGATCTTATCTATTGGTTGGATATTTTTATTACAAGAACTTGGAAACTTAGGAACTATTATCTTTGGACTTCCTGTTGCAATTTTAATTGGACTTAGAAGAGAGGCTATCGGTTCAACTCTTGGACTAGGGAGAGAGGGAGAGTTAGCATATATATCAGAAAAATATACTCTAAACTCTGATGAGGGTAGAGGAGTACTTTCAATGTATATCTTTGGAACTCTTTTTGGTGCTATCTTCTTCAGTATCGTTGCTCCTATATTCTTAAATATGGGGCTAAAAGTTGAGGCTCTAGCTATTGCATCTGGAATGGGATCAGCTAGTATGATGACTGCGTCAAGCTCTGTTCTTGCTGCAATACATCCAGAACATGCTGAAACTATTAGAGCTTATGCTGCTGCTAGCCAACTTTTAACAAGCTTTATTGGAACATTTACAATGGTATTTTTAGCAGTTCCATTACAAAGATTCCTATATAGAAAATTGACAGGGGAGAAGAGAGATGAAAAATAATACACTTTTAAATTATATGATGAAAAATATATTGATTCTTTTATTAAGTCTTTCACTTATTCTTTTTACTCAATGGGTAAAAGTTATGAAATATGGTGAGAAAGGACCTCAAATAACTGTATATACTTTCTTAGGGTTACTATGTTTAGGGGCATTTGCAGTTATTGGACTTCTAATTCAAAAATCTTTAGAAAATTGTAAGATAAAATTTATAAGAGATTTTCCAATACTTGGGTGGGTTTCAATTACATCTTTAGTATTTTGTATGTTAAGTAGTAGTGTTATTAAGGCTATTAATGCAGTTGATTTTCTTTCAATAACAACACCTATTCTTACATATGCTGGTATCTCTGTTGCCAATAGACTTGGAGATCTTAAAAAACTTTCTTGGAAAATAGCTATTACTGGGGTTTTTGTATTTATAGGTACATATTTAGGATCTGCACTACTTGCTCAATTTGGGCTTTTTGTGGTGGGGAAATAATAGAAAAAAGAGGCTGTAAAATTTCAGCCTCTTTATTTTTTTAATTTATACAAACATTTGTTGTAGCAGTCCTTTTTTAAATTCTTTTAGATCTTCAAGTTCAGAAGTTAGATTATCAATTTTATTATCAATGCTAGATAGGAAATTTGCTATTTTTTGTTGTTCTTCTAGGCAAGGAATATTAAATACTAATTTATTTAGATTCTTTTTAGGTAATTGTTTTAAAGCACTACCAGTTTGTAATTCTTTAAATTGTTTTTGAATATTATAACTATTCAATAAATGAAGTAGAAAATAAGGTGTTATAATATTTTTATCTTTTATTCTTAATAAGCAAAGTTGTGCATTAATATTAGCTCCATTAAATTTAGAATCAACATAAGCTACTATACCAATTTCTCCTCTAGTACAAACTAAAATATCACTTTCAATTAAATGTCCAGATAATAAAATTTGATGTAATTCTTTAGAAATATATTTCATTTCTTTAAAATTAATTTTAGAATCTTTTAAATTGTTTACTCTTATAAAAGGCACTCCTTGTTCTAATAACTCTTCTTGTTTTGGATATAGTTCACCATAATTTCCATCTGAAATATAAATTGGTAATTCCCCTAACTTTTTCTCTTCCCATTCAGGATAATCATTACCATTACTATCCTTAAATCTTAACTCTTGGTTAAAGATCTTTTGCATTATTCCTTTTTTATAATCTTTAAATAAATCTAGTTTTTCCTCTGTAATAGATATTTTCTTATCTACACTAGAAAGAAAATTACCAATTTTTTCTTGTTCTTTCAAACAAGGAATATTTAATGTTAATTTTCTTAATTCCGTTAATCCTATTCTTTTTCTTGTACTTCCAGTAGAAGCATTTTCAGCTTTTTTTCTAAAATTTTTATTGTTTATATTTTCCATTAAAAATAGGTTGTTATAAAAATTACTATCTGGAACTAATCTTATTCCATCTGAACACATTAAATATCTATTCTCATAATTAGGAACAATTAATGCTCTTGCAACTGGGTCACCCATTTTAGACATTAAAATATCATTAGGATAAATGTTACATGAAATTAGATTATTTGCTTTTTTTATTGAAGTATAAATTTTATTATCATTTATAAATTTTCCATCACCTATATTTTGGAGTTGAATTACTCTAATTCCTTCTAAGGTATAATCTTCTGATTTTAAATCTGATCCAAAAGGACCTCCTGTAAAACTCCATTTTATTTCATTATTTATAGTTTCCTCTAATCTCTTTTCTTGCCATTCCTCACTAAATTCCTTAAATCTTAATTTAGGTACTCTATTCATATCTATCACCCTAAACTATTGGAGCTTTTATTCCAAGCTCATCACAGAATCCCTTTATAGTTTTATCTATCTCTTTTTCCTCTTCAGCAAGTTTTTCAATCTTACTTACTATCTCATCAAGGTTGATCTCTTCCTCTTCCTCAAAAGTATCAACATATCTAGGGATATTTAAGTTATAATCATTCTCTTCTATCTCTTTCATAGATACTTTTTTAGAGTATTTATCAATCTCTTTTCTCTCTCTATAAGTATTAACTATCTTTTCAACATCTTCATCTCTTAGATAGTTTTGATTTTTAGATTTTTCAAAGTCATTTGATCCATCTATAAATAGAATATCATCTTCAGCCTTTCTATTTTTCTTGATAACTATAATACAAGTAGGGATTGAAGTTCCATAGAATATATTTGCAGGAAGTCCAATAATTGCGTCTATATAGTTCTTCTCTTTTAGTAAGTATTTTCTAATTACTCCCTCACTTGCTCCTCTAAATAGCACTCCATGAGGAACTATAACTGCCATTGTACCCTCATTATCTAATTGATAGATCATATGTTGAATAAATGCAAAGTCTGCCTTAGAGCTTGGAGCTAACTTACCATAAGAAGCAAATCTCTCATCAGAAAGAAAACTATCATTAGCACTCCATTTTTGAGAAAATGGAGGATTTGCTACTACTATATCAAATCTTTTATCTAAATGTTGAGGATCTTCTAAAGTATCTCCTTGTTTAATTTCAAAGTCATTGAATTTAACTCCATGAAGTATCATATTCATACGAGCTAGGTTATATGTAGTAGTATTTAATTCTTGTCCGTAGAAACTAGCTACATTAGTAAATTTAGAAATTTTTAAAAGTAGTGATCCTGATCCACAAGTTGGATCATAAGCAGATCTAACTTTTTCTTTTCCAGTAGTTGTAATCATAGCTAGAAGTTTAGAAGCTTGAGCAGGTGTATAGAACTCTCCTGCCTTTTTCCCTGCATTACTTGCAAATTGTCCTATCAAATACTCATAGGCATTTCCTAGCACGTCCATTTCTGTATCTTCAAAATTAAAGTTAATATCATTAAGATGTTTGATAACCTCTGAAATCATCTTATTTTTATCTTCAACAGTTTTTCCAAGCTTTAATGATGTTAAGTCAACGTCACCAAATAGCCCTTCAAAGTCATCACTACTATCTTGTCCACTTGTTGAATCTTCTATATATTTAAGAGCAAGTCCTAGATCTTCTATAATAAACTCTCCATTTTTAGCCCTGTTGGCAAGAGTTCCAAAAAGATATTTAGGCTCTATAAAGTACCCAATACTATTAACACAGTATTCTCTTACTGCTTCAATATATTCCTCTTTTCCCTCAATATCAGCGAATTTCATTTCATCTTCAGCTAATATATCATTTCCAGTATTTTCTATTTTCTCTGATAAAAACTTAAAGAATATAAGCCCTAGAATGTAGTTTCTGAACTCATCAGCTCCCATATTCCCTCTAAGTTCATTAGCTATTGCCCACAATCTTTTTTCTAATTCTGCTTGATGTTCTGACATATTTCCTCCTAATTTATATGATTACATACCAAAGAAATTAAACTTATCTAAGATATTTTCTATCTTATGTTGGATAGTTTTTATTCTTGAATTTAGCTTTAATGTACTTGGACTTTTAATAAAAGCATCTTTAATATCACCATAATTTGCTGTTCTTGAAGTAAACTCGCATTTTTCAATGATATTATTTACAGATTCAGCTTTTAGCTCCTCCTCTGCGATCATATCTTGAATAGCTTTTTCTTTCTCTTTTTTCAAAAATTCAGCTAGTCCATCTTCTACATCTTCTTTAGATTCAAAAGTTAAGATCTCTCTATTTTCTTGGATAAATCTTTCAAGAAGTTCCTTTTTATTTCTTAGAACTGGAGAGCTTTCCATAGTTTTAAGAATAAATTCAACATCTTTAGCAAATGAAGCTTGATTACTATCCAAGTTTTTAAGTAAAGATACTATGTATGCTACATTAATACTATCTTTTTTAAGAAGCTCTATCTCAAAATCTACCTCATCTATAATAGAAGTTTTAGTTCCGTCACTGCCTCTACTACCAACTAAAGTATCATACATATCTACATATTTGCTCTTGAATGATTCAAACTCATCTTTACTAATATCCAAATCTTCAAAATCAAAGTTACTAAAAGTTTCAAGTCTATTTAAAACTCTTAGAATATTTTTGAAGATCTCTATGAAATTAAGCTTATTATCTTCAGTTTCTAATCTATCTACATCTTCAGAAGTATCAGCTAGATCTCTTAGTTTTTCTATGTACTGATTGATAATTCCTATGTACTCACTATAATCTTTCATAAGTACAGTTTCAACAGCATTTTCATCAGAGAATAGCTTTATAGCTTCATCTGTTCTTTTCTTTAAGTTTCTAAAGCAAACTATATTCCCATGTTGCTTATTTACATTAAGGATTCTATTTGTTCTTGAATATGCTTGAATAAGTCCATGATATTTTAAGTTCTTATCCACATATAGAGTATTTAAGTATTTACTGTCAAAACCTGTAAGGAACATAT harbors:
- a CDS encoding amidohydrolase; the encoded protein is MLIIKNGTVLDVEKSKSVKMDISIEDGKIVAIKKSIRAKKEDCVIDAEGKIVAPGFIDAHCHLGLMGDSVGFENDDVNEKSDPITPQMRAIDALDPMDRVFKEAYQGGITAVATGPGSANVIGGQFAAVKTFGKRIDKMIIKAPIAMKCAFGENPKRFYGTKGKMPTTRMGTAALMREALYKAKEYMEKLEAAGDDISKKPAYDARWEALIPVFKKEIPLKAHAHKANDIFTAIRIAKEFDVKMTLDHSTDARCIVDELAEENFPMIVGPSLGHRTKVELVNKSFKTAGVLNKAGIKMSITTDSPVIPLHHLPLCAALAVKDGLDKWEALKAISINPAEILGLEDRIGSITVGKDADIVIWSNDPLQVDAKVEYTIIDGKVVFSGEEDNE
- the purC gene encoding phosphoribosylaminoimidazolesuccinocarboxamide synthase — encoded protein: MKREKRKFIYEGKAKQIFSTDDENMVIIHYKDDATAGNGAKKGTIVNKGVINNKITGKIFKVLEENGIKTHLVEILNDRDQLCQKVTIFPLEVTVRNIIAGSMSKRLGIAEGTIPPETIYEIGYKNDDLGDPLINDYHAYVLGVKKEDLKTIYTMTEKINQILIKIFDEIGIKLVDFKIEFGKNSAGEIILADEITPDTCRLWDKETGAKLDKDRFRRNMGNIEEAYIEVAKRLGVL
- the purF gene encoding amidophosphoribosyltransferase, producing MNCIEKCFKKDKMEEECGVFGVFSKNNLNTSNFTYYGLYALQHRGQESAGISVSLDGNITTFKGMGLTADVFTPETLKKLKGNIAIGHVRYSTTGESRIENAQPLENKFKLGQIAVAHNGNLTNSKIIRELLEDGGATFNTTIDSEVIIKMIARKAESGMIDAIRSTVSAIKGAYALVIISNGKLIGVRDPYGIRPLALGINKNGDYFLSSESCAIDAVGGELIRDIEAGEMVIIDENGVELIKYSDNKKIAPCSFEHIYFARPDSTIDGINVYEARVEAGRLLAKQMKVEADIVIGVPDSGIPAAIGYAEESGIPYGIGLIKNKYIGRTFIKPSQELREQAVAVKLNPLKVNLEGKRVVIIDDSLVRGTTSKILLEIVRRAGAKEVHFRSASPAVKYSCYYGIDTAHREELIASKLSVEEIRKTINADTLDYLSMENMLKSLKNRSYCVGCFNGAYPMSTPIED
- a CDS encoding M20/M25/M40 family metallo-hydrolase; translated protein: MEKFTEILNIANDIYLNPELGYKEKRTSDTVKKYILRYMPDANIIGFSETGLKVNIGERKNIHIGLIAELDGVFAPSHFHADKTTGAAHNCGHYSQVAILLNVFRTLVETEIYKTFDFSLGFIFVPAEEYLDLEYRKKLREDGKITYFGGKPEAMKLGIFDEFDLCIAVHSMGGVFEKRSIEINCDLAGFMYKNFTFKGKASHAGFAPQAGINAYSISTLFNVALGLLRQQVDERYMPRMNPVILESNMGVNVIPNKIIIGSDIRANSIDYMLELSQRLNMIGKGSALSLGGEVEIESSLGYLPFNQSRYLSSFVKSAFEKFDRIEFCKDSTPVSASGDIGDLAFMIPTIQIGYSGFKGTIHGDDFIHDDVEYIFSIFPEFLIEVLKEMNGKIDKNQLYKRSYKEYEKIIKQFGDSDEK
- a CDS encoding DUF3100 domain-containing protein, with the translated sequence MKNKNLIYLIIFSVIIILVSEIIGFRILNLGKFKIGLLPLIFALILTMIFAIQIFRKGIFSKIYTEENVNFAGKYLIIIMLPLMAKYGADVAPRLKEILSIGWIFLLQELGNLGTIIFGLPVAILIGLRREAIGSTLGLGREGELAYISEKYTLNSDEGRGVLSMYIFGTLFGAIFFSIVAPIFLNMGLKVEALAIASGMGSASMMTASSSVLAAIHPEHAETIRAYAAASQLLTSFIGTFTMVFLAVPLQRFLYRKLTGEKRDEK
- a CDS encoding restriction endonuclease subunit S translates to MNRVPKLRFKEFSEEWQEKRLEETINNEIKWSFTGGPFGSDLKSEDYTLEGIRVIQLQNIGDGKFINDNKIYTSIKKANNLISCNIYPNDILMSKMGDPVARALIVPNYENRYLMCSDGIRLVPDSNFYNNLFLMENINNKNFRKKAENASTGSTRKRIGLTELRKLTLNIPCLKEQEKIGNFLSSVDKKISITEEKLDLFKDYKKGIMQKIFNQELRFKDSNGNDYPEWEEKKLGELPIYISDGNYGELYPKQEELLEQGVPFIRVNNLKDSKINFKEMKYISKELHQILLSGHLIESDILVCTRGEIGIVAYVDSKFNGANINAQLCLLRIKDKNIITPYFLLHLLNSYNIQKQFKELQTGSALKQLPKKNLNKLVFNIPCLEEQQKIANFLSSIDNKIDNLTSELEDLKEFKKGLLQQMFV
- a CDS encoding type I restriction-modification system subunit M, which codes for MSEHQAELEKRLWAIANELRGNMGADEFRNYILGLIFFKFLSEKIENTGNDILAEDEMKFADIEGKEEYIEAVREYCVNSIGYFIEPKYLFGTLANRAKNGEFIIEDLGLALKYIEDSTSGQDSSDDFEGLFGDVDLTSLKLGKTVEDKNKMISEVIKHLNDINFNFEDTEMDVLGNAYEYLIGQFASNAGKKAGEFYTPAQASKLLAMITTTGKEKVRSAYDPTCGSGSLLLKISKFTNVASFYGQELNTTTYNLARMNMILHGVKFNDFEIKQGDTLEDPQHLDKRFDIVVANPPFSQKWSANDSFLSDERFASYGKLAPSSKADFAFIQHMIYQLDNEGTMAVIVPHGVLFRGASEGVIRKYLLKEKNYIDAIIGLPANIFYGTSIPTCIIVIKKNRKAEDDILFIDGSNDFEKSKNQNYLRDEDVEKIVNTYRERKEIDKYSKKVSMKEIEENDYNLNIPRYVDTFEEEEEINLDEIVSKIEKLAEEEKEIDKTIKGFCDELGIKAPIV